Proteins encoded within one genomic window of Cardiocondyla obscurior isolate alpha-2009 linkage group LG27, Cobs3.1, whole genome shotgun sequence:
- the Brun gene encoding protein brunelleschi → MRSAISAILSSPVPDNKMSHPDYEQTAHDHAALLLLLRPVGTQIKPKTVGRLCERIVKAGSRFSVSDSSGGTREILARFVREHPVENNDWGDFQTHRRLLGLITFGKYDNQTELNELCRLHETLKVKYSSTLYDSRAILFGPVESNGRHEPPPGYTTPGNFKTRAIFYADEACSDLETQTAEYLNFLFWILESKRLERSREKIDRVSLLLAPFEKKDFIGLDLESRNNKKRCVGRMTKHLGDLCLQAGLPADALNNYNSAANILQAVNDWLWLGAAYEGLCATSVLVLYPNMCRSLPLQRNSSLQEGSPSKQRRGSQAPTVLPSPPSIDMVKASMPHILLPEEISKRYREAIVHYSKYQYAGIIETEASFKATRISIEQNCTLQAASYLNNVVLINLTLSEQEKIDRFTTLSDLYTSFGFDRKASFCLRFAATRHVSQNNPNPDWQQCYNLMLQATSGFKLSLDPVDMPPGGQRGWPAIQIQIINELVATANRMGNPALTTRHLTFLLQTMYNHLTQNERKDIALQLKNVSQQCEGAPVPLVLDSGTVIPPANLLNIPKTKSFTLKNMQPHLQPQKIERVKEDHGPFLFTPINFGSLERKNTSKSKVDYLWVEGDICEVSMQLINPLPFELHVSNMRLLTNGVVFESIPESISLPAESGPIAVTLAGRPKEVGDLEILGFSTHTLGVKSNCRLRYMEGMLHPQYTVEVIPALPKIDVATSLPQTASFSSGDNIVTSASISLYGGESAECTVTITNSGQVPIEMVDLSVQSALDAATESKIFKWSDENLMTQLPLQPGSSASLTLYLYAVTDFIAPSIRHDITSSTCLSQPSSLMSQSGHSSLPSRLSSPSHHTKRQSELTSSFRSGISSHSGHSSLASTRLSKLAVPLHTSNIIEGQLRIKYSGGAGLITGYCRISSVFITIEMLPSVQITNWDVLPAETPLQFYLVLDVSNMTNHEMELHYTQNKCIYMEGKEPCRIPVPVDRCPLNKLSMLNGTGDTSELQKICAEHIASLVDLRWQLLGTESTGKATLSGITLTQDMLDLVRMSPLQWEITINDIIVKAQEELSCALGECISVGVGVCNALEHPLSDLTLSINFYQDHHNGVNNYQLETRLSIAGANKVMLPTLQEYGRAYHECRVVFFTAGQYKIDIQCSSKESTPNSPVLYSELVNAGHTWRYIPPIEITVDDY, encoded by the exons ATGCGCTCGGCTATCAGCGCTATTCTGTCGAGTCCGGTGCCCGACAACAAAATGTCCCATCCTGATTACGAGCAGACCGCCCACGATCACGCCGccctgctgctgctgctgagGCCGGTCGGCACGCAGATCAAGCCGAAGACGGTCGGCAGGCTGTGCGAGCGGATCGTCAAGGCCGGCAGCCGGTTCTCGGTCTCCGATTCCAGCGGCGGCACCCGGGAGATCCTCGCCCGGTTCGTCCGAGAGCATCCCGTGGAGAACAACGACTGGGGGGACTTCCAAACGCACAGGAGACTTCTAGGGTTGATCACCTTCGGCAAGTACGACAATCAGACCGAGCTGAACGAGCTGTGCAGACTGCACGAGACTCTGAAGGTGAAGTACAGCAGTACCTTGTACGATTCGCGAGCGATTCTTTTCGGTCCCGTGGAGTCCAACGGTCGTCACGAGCCACCGCCGGGCTACACCACGCCCGGCAACTTCAAAACGCGGGCGATATTCTACGCGGACGAGGCATGTTCCGATCTGGAGACGCAAACAGCTGAGTACCTCAATTTTCTATTCTGGATCCTGGAGTCTAAGAGACTGGAGCGCTCCAGAGAGAAGATAGACCGTGTCTCTCTCCTGCTGGCTCCGTTTGAGAAGAAAGATTTTATTGGGCTGGATCTCGAGTCGagaaataataagaagagATGCGTAGGTCGCATGACAAAGCACTTAGGAGATCTGTGTCTTCAAGCCGGACTTCCAGCGGATGCCctgaataattataattctgcCGCTAATATTTTGCAAGCCGTTAATGATTGGCTGTGGTTGGGCGCAGCGTACGAAGGGCTTTGCGCTACTTCGGTCTTAGTTCTTTATCCTAATATGTGTCGAAGTCTTCCATTGCAAAGAAATTCTTCCCTGCAAGAAGGAAGTCCGAGTAAGCAGAG ACGAGGATCGCAGGCTCCTACAGTTTTGCCGTCTCCACCAAGTATAGATATGGTAAAGGCCAGCATGccacatattttattacctgAGGAAATATCGAAGAGATATCGTGAGGCTATAGTACATTATAGTAAATACCAATATGCAGGTATAATTGAAACTGAGGCCAGTTTTAAAGCTACAAGAATCTCAATCGAGCAAAACTGCACTTTGCAAGCTGCATCATATTTAAACAATGTTGTATTAATCAACTTGACGCTCAGCGAACAAGAAAAA ATCGATCGATTTACGACGTTATCCGATCTGTACACGAGCTTTGGTTTTGATAGAAAGGCGTCGTTCTGTTTGCGATTTGCCGCCACTCGTCATGTGTCGCAAAATAATCCTAATCCAGACTGGCAGcaatgttataatttaatgctGCAAGCTACATCTGGATTTAAATTATCCTTGGATCCTGTTGATATGCCAccag gcggACAAAGAGGATGGCCGGCTATacaaattcaaataataaatgaactTGTCGCTACCGCCAACAGAATGGGCAATCCTGCACTTACTACGAGACACTTGACGTTTTTACTTCAAACGATGTACAATCATTTAACACAGAACGAACGGAAGGATATCGCGCTTCAATTAAAGAATGTGTCTCAACAATGCGAGGGTGCACCAGTTCCTCtt GTTTTAGATTCTGGCACCGTCATACCACCggctaatttattaaatataccgAAAACAAAATCGTTTACTTTGAAAAACATGCAGCCACATTTACAGCctcaaaaaatagaaagagtAAAAGAAGATCACGgcccatttttatttacgccGATTAATTTCGGATCGCTGGAGCGCAAAAATACTTCGAAGAGCAAAGTCG ATTACCTGTGGGTGGAAGGAGATATATGCGAGGTCTCGATGCAGCTGATAAATCCTTTACCGTTTGAACTGCACGTGTCCAATATGAGACTTTTAACAAACGGCGTGGTATTTGAATCGATACCAGAAAGTATTAGCCTGCCCGCTGAATCTGGCCCGATTGCAGTTACGTTGGCAGGCAGGCCCAAAGAAGTAGGAGATTTAGAAATACTTGGATTCAGCACGCATACATTAGGAGTTAAATCTAATTGTAGATTGAGATACATGGAAGGTATGCTACATCCTCAATATACGGTCGAAGTCATTCCAGCCTTACCGAAAATCGATGTAGCGACTAGTTTGCCTCAAACTGCCAGCTTCAGTTCCGGCGATAACATTGTTACGAGCGCTAGTATATCGCTCTACGGCGGTGAAAG TGCTGAGTGTACCGTGACGATAACGAACTCTGGTCAAGTTCCTATCGAAATGGTCGATTTATCGGTACAATCCGCTCTAGATGCTGCAactgaaagtaaaatttttaaatggAGCGACGAGAATTTAATGACGCAATTGCCTTTACAACCTGGCAGCAGTGCAAGtcttactttatatttatatgcagtGACGGATTTTATAGCACCTTCAATCAGACACg atattACTAGTAGTACCTGTCTTAGTCAGCCAAGCAGTTTAATGTCGCAATCGGGCCATAGTTCGTTACCATCTAGACTTAGTTCTCCATCTCACCATACGAAAAGGCAATCCGAACTTACATCTTCCTTTAGATCGGGAATAAGTTCACATTCCGGTCATTCTTCCTTAGCGAGCACGCGTCTGTCAAAACTTGCAGTACCTTTACACACGTCCAACATTATCGAAGGtcaattaagaataaaatattcaggAGGTGCGGGTTTAATAACCGGCTATTGCAGAATCTCATCGGTTTTTATAACCATTGAGATGCTACCCAGTGTACAGATCACTAATTGGGATGTATTGCCGGCTGAAAC GCCATTGCAATTTTATCTTGTACTGGATGTGTCAAACATGACAAATCACGAAATGGAGTTACACTATacgcaaaataaatgtatatacatggAAGGTAAAGAACCATGCAGAATTCCCGTTCCAGTTGATCGATGTCcgcttaataaattatctatg TTAAATGGTACTGGTGACACAAGTGAACTTCAAAAAATATGTGCCGAGCATATAGCCTCATTAGTTGATCTACGCTGGCAATTATTAGGCACGGAATCAACAGGAAAAGCAACTCTATCTGGCATTACTTTAACTCAAGATATGTTGGATCTAGTCAGAATGAGTCCTTTACAATGGG aaataactATCAACGATATTATTGTTAAAGCGCAAGAAGAACTGTCATGTGCTTTAGGTGAATGCATTAGCGTTGGTGTTGGCGTATGCAATGCCTTGGAGCATCCACTGAGTGATCTTACattatcgattaatttctATCAGGATCATCACAATGgagttaataattatcaattggAAACAAGATTGTCTATAGCCGGAGCGAATAAAGTCATGCTGCCTACT TTACAGGAGTACGGCAGAGCCTATCATGAATGTCGTGTAGTATTTTTTACTGCTGGTCAGTACAAAATAGATATTCAATGCAGCAGTAAAGAATCTACTCCGAATTCTCCAGTACTTTATTCGGAGCTTGTAAACGCTGGGCATACATGGCGTTATATACCGCCCATCGAAATAACTGTCgacgattattaa